Proteins from a genomic interval of Oreochromis aureus strain Israel breed Guangdong linkage group 6, ZZ_aureus, whole genome shotgun sequence:
- the LOC116321398 gene encoding endoplasmic reticulum resident protein 27 — MPGALFLCLLVSSVIAAEKDSALPRLNNTKDVEAFIDSAEVVVIGFLEGEESYGYKELVEAVKQVSSVPAAICLVKEVWAEYNLSSDAITLFRKADNHQENIDLSEAKNLKADGIVNFISVNEIRYITEYNQVTAVGLFNSEVKTHLLLLANRGSKDFVELKERLGALAPEYTGKFLFVLLNGALKSNLKPLEYFGLKPKDLPRVGIYDGKSDTKWLLPEGEISTERVREFCESFLRGELKGMKEAEEKPKTEL, encoded by the exons ATGCCAGGCGCCCTGTTTCTCTGCCTCCTAGTGTCTTCTGTAATTGCTGCAGAAAAAG ACAGCGCCCTTCCCAGACTGAATAACACCAAAGATGTTGAAGCCTTCATCGACTCTGCTGAAGTGGTGGTCATCGGATTCCTGGAG GGAGAGGAGAGTTATGGCTATAAAGAACTAGTGGAGGCTGTGAAGCAAGTCAGCTCTGTCCCCGCAGCCATTTGTCTTGTGAAGGAGGTGTGGGCTGAGTACAACCTCTCCTCGGATGCCATCACTCTCTTCAGAAAA GCAGATAACCACCAGGAGAACATTGATCTTTCTGAGGCCAAGAACTTAAAAGCTGACGGTATTGTAAACTTCATTTCTGTGAACGAGATCCGATACATCACAGAGTACAACCAAGTG ACAGCAGTGGGTCTGTTCAATTCAGAGGTGAAGACACATCTCCTGCTCCTTGCCAACAGGGGGAGCAAAGATTTTGTTGAGCTCAAGGAGCGACTGGGAGCCCTGGCACCCGAGTACACAGGCAAA TTCTTGTTCGTGCTGCTTAATGGAGCGCTGAAGTCCAACTTAAAGCCACTCGAGTACTTTGGCCTCAAGCCGAAGGACCTCCCACGAGTTGGCATCTATGATGGTAAATCTGACACGAAGTGGCTTCTGCCGGAAGGAGAAATTTCTACAGAGCGAGTGCGGGAGTTCTGTGAGTCTTTCTTACGAGGAGAACTGAAG gggATGAAAGAGGCCGAAGAAAAGCCCAAAACAGAGCTGTAG
- the bglapl gene encoding bone gamma-carboxyglutamate (gla) protein, like: MKALTLLSICTLLSVCWSMGAVEPEVVVDPDADTAADVAPADPAASDSSSASDSSSSSESDSASSDSSSDSSASDSSSSESSESSESSESSQSSESSESSESSESDSSASDSGSDSSSSSSSSSSSESASSEANPVVMKRDLAAVLLRRRRAAPAGNLSPLQLESLRELCEVNVACDEMADTSGIVAAYTAYYGPVPF; the protein is encoded by the exons ATGAAGGCTCTAACTCTTCTCTCCATCTGTACTCTTCTCTCAGTGTGCTGGTCCATGGGAG CGGTGGAACCGGAGGTTGTCGTGGACCCCGATGctgacacagctgctgatgTTGCACCTGCTGACCCTGCCGCTTCTGATTCCTCCTCCGCTTCcgactcctcttcctcctctgagTCCGATTCCGCCTCATCTGACTCTTCCTCAGACTCTTCAGCATCCGATTCATCATCCTCAGAGTCCTCTGAATCCTCTGAGTCCTCTGAGTCCTCACAGTCTTCAGAGTCCTCTGAATCCTCCGAGTCCTCCGAGTCCGACTCCTCTGCATCAGACTCTGGCTctgactcttcttcttcttcatcatcctcatcttcatcagaGTCAGCCAGTTCTGAGG CTAATCCAGTGGTGATGAAGAGAGATCTGGCTGCTGTTCTTCTGAGAAGGAGaagagctgctccagctggtAACCTCTCccctctgcagctggaaag CCTCAGAGAGCTGTGTGAGGTGAACGTTGCCTGCGACGAGATGGCCGACACTTCCGGCATCGTGGCCGCGTACACCGCCTACTACGGGCCCGTCCCCTTCTAA
- the slc34a2a gene encoding solute carrier family 34 member 2a — protein sequence MDTLHLPQQMATKNKCKEDNDEKNGYKSKEIKASPAHSTAALIVAEPEDTDPWDLPELKDAGVPWSALDTKGKVLTVLISVGKLILLLGFLYMFVCSLDILSSAFQLVGGKTAGDIFQDNKILSNPLAGLVIGVLVTLLVQSSSTSSSIVVSMVSSGLLTVQVAVPIIMGTNIGTSVTNTLVAMTQAGERNTFRRAFAGATVHDFFNWLSVLVLLPLEVASGYLFVVTKLITDSFEIQSGEAPDLLNVITDPLTESIIQLDASVISGIATDDPEAKNKSLIKRWCQTFTNTTLMNVTVPGPENCTSPSLCWVDGNYTFTLKNISETYNIKKCTHLFVDVNLSDMAVGLILLALSLLVLCSCLILIVKLLNSMLKGQVAVVIKKVLNTNFPFPFGWVTGYIAILVGAGMTFIVQSSSVFTSAITPLVGIGVISIERAYPLCLGSNIGTTTTAILAAMASPGETLADALQIALVHFLFNISGIILWYPIPFTRVPIRLAKGLGNITGKYRWFAVVYIICCFFVLPLFIFGLSLAGWKVLVGVGVPLVIMLIIIIVINILQKRKPGWLPAVLRSWDFLPLWAHSLAPCDKAVGVLIAKCCCCCKCCQAVSDDQEGRAEQLENNRTTHTAVYDNPAMSVENEAEDGIKIELNILKMTRL from the exons cACTGGATACCAAAGGGAAGGTCCTCACAGTGCTGATATCAGTGGGGAAGCTGATTCTGCTTTTAGGTTTCCTCTATATGTTCGTCTGTTCTCTTGACATCCTGAGCTCAGCTTTCCAGCTTGTGGGAG GTAAAACGGCAGGTGACATCTTTCAGGACAACAAAATTTTGTCCAACCCTCTGGCTGGTTTAGTCATTGGTGTTCTGGTCACCCTGCTGGTCCAGAGCTCATCCACTTCCTCCTCCATAGTTGTCAGCATGGTCTCCTCTGGTT TGTTAACAGTTCAGGTGGCCGTTCCTATCATCATGGGCACCAACATCGGCACCTCGGTCACAAACACACTAGTCGCCATGACGCAGGCTGGTGAGCGCAACACTTTTCGGAG AGCTTTCGCAGGGGCCACGGTGCACGACTTCTTTAACTGGCTCTCAGTGTTGGTGCTGCTGCCTCTGGAGGTAGCCAGTGGTTATTTGTTTGTGGTCACCAAGCTCATCACTGATTCATTCGAAATCCAGAGTGGAGAGGCCCCAGATCTGTTAAATGTGATCACTGACCCCCTCACTGAATCAATCATACAG CTGGATGCATCTGTGATTAGTGGGATTGCCACCGACGATCCAGAAGCTAAAAACAAGAGCCTCATAAAGAGATGGTGCCAAACCTTCACCAACACA ACCTTAATGAATGTCACAGTTCCTGGTCCAGAGAACTGTACCTCTCCGTCTCTGTGCTGGGTTGATGGCAACTATACCTTCACGCTAAAGAACATTTCTGAGACatacaatataaagaaat GTACACACCTCTTTGTGGATGTGAATCTGTCCGATATGGCGGTGGGTCTGATTCTGctggctctctctctgctcGTGCTCTGCTCCTGCCTGATCCTCATAGTCAAGCTGCTCAACTCTATGCTGAAGGGACAGGTGGCTGTTGTCATCAAGAAAGTCCTCAACACCA ATTTCCCATTTCCCTTCGGTTGGGTCACGGGCTACATCGCCATTTTAGTCGGAGCTGGAATGACCTTCATCGTGCAGAGCAGTTCAGTGTTCACTTCTGCCATTACTCCACTAGTTG GCATTGGTGTCATCAGTATAGAGAGAGCGTACCCGCTGTGTCTTGGTTCAAATATCGGCACAACCACCACAGCCATTCTGGCAGCCATGGCTAGTCCCGGAGAAACTCTGGCTGACGCTCTACAG ATTGCCCTCGTGCACTTCCTGTTCAACATCTCTGGTATTATTCTGTGGTATCCCATTCCATTTACCCGCGTCCCTATCCGGTTGGCTAAAGGTCTGGGCAACATCACGGGCAAGTACCGCTGGTTTGCTGTAGTCTACATCATCTGCTGCTTCTTCGTTTTACCGCTTTTCATTTTCGGCCTGTCTCTGGCTGGTTGGAAGGTACTGGTGGGCGTGGGTGTTCCTCTAGTCATCATGTTGATCATAATCATTGTGATCAACATACTACAAAAGCGGAAACCTGGGTGGCTGCCTGCAGTCCTGCGATCCTGGGACTTCCTCCCACTATGGGCACACTCCCTGGCTCCCTGCGACAAAGCAGTTGGTGTTTTAATCgcaaaatgctgctgctgctgcaaatGCTGCCAAGCTGTATCCGACGACCAAGAAGGCAGAGCAGAACAATTGGAAAATAACAGgacaacacacacagcagtatatGACAATCCTGCAATGAGTGTAGAGAATGAAGCGGAAGATGGGATAAAAATAGAGTTAAATATCCTGAAAATGACCAGGCTTTGA